In the Brassica napus cultivar Da-Ae chromosome A7, Da-Ae, whole genome shotgun sequence genome, one interval contains:
- the LOC106429562 gene encoding putative L-type lectin-domain containing receptor kinase V.1 has product MMFLLCLQLLFFPKNVVSDPNGGQFNFNGFLYAAGSAHLKSNGLFRLTNTTAQTAGQVFYNYPLRFKDSPNGTVFSFSTTFIFAIASHYGADNGHGLAFVLSPIRGLSNVDPTQYLGLFNSTNMGDPSNHIVAVELDTVQTAEFNDIDSNHVGIDINSVISEVASSAGYFNDDGTFVNLFLSSGDPMQVWIEYDSKQKQLNVTLHPLDVSKPKLPLLSLEKDLSPYLLECMYVGFSSSTGIRTASHYILGWTFKMNGTAPDIDTTHLPEVPRFDQPRDQSVKGVMAITLSLSGITMLIVLVLGLWLFLKRKKLLEVIEDWEVQFGPHRFAYKDLHTATKGFKDTELLGKGGFGKVFKGTLPVSNIEIAVKMVSHDSRQGMREFIAEIATIGRLRHSNLVRLLGYCRRKGELYLVYDCMPKGSLDKFLYHQQNGNLDWSERFKIIKDVASGLCYLHQQWMQVIIHRDIKPANILLDGNMNAKLGDFGLAKLCDHGIDPQTSYVAGTLGYISPELSRTGKASTSSDVFAFGVVMLEIACGRKPVLPRASESEMVLTDWVLECWENGDIMQVVDQRIGQEYIEEQVVLVLKLGLLCSHPVAAIRPNMSSVIQFLDSVAQLPHNLLELMSAQEINRGAQVSGEAADSPESSSVASLTFTESFVSHGR; this is encoded by the exons ATGATGTTCTTGTTGTGTTTGCAGCTGTTGTTCTTCCCCAAGAACGTAGTATCAGACCCAAATGGTGGACAGTTCAACTTCAACGGCTTCCTATACGCTGCAGGATCAGCCCATCTAAAAAGCAATGGCCTCTTCAGGCTTACCAACACTACCGCACAAACAGCTGGTCAAGTCTTCTACAACTACCCACTGAGGTTCAAGGATTCTCCAAACGGTAccgtcttctccttctccaccaCTTTCATCTTTGCCATAGCTTCACATTATGGAGCTGACAATGGCCATGGACTAGCCTTTGTCCTTTCTCCCATTAGAGGTTTATCAAACGTTGATCCCACACAGTATCTAGGACTCTTCAACTCAACCAACATGGGAGATCCATCAAATCACATAGTAGCTGTTGAGCTTGACACGGTCCAAACCGCTGAGTTTAATGACATTGATTCTAACCATGTTGGTATTGACATAAACAGCGTGATCTCAGAGGTAGCTTCTTCAGCAGGCTATTTCAATGATGATGGTACGTTCGTGAATCTCTTCCTCTCCAGTGGAGACCCTATGCAGGTTTGGATTGAGTATGACAGCAAACAGAAGCAGCTTAACGTCACACTTCATCCTCTTGATGTCTCTaagccaaagctcccactcctTTCTCTGGAGAAAGATCTTTCTCCTTATTTACTTGAGTGTATGTACGTTGGATTCTCTTCATCCACTGGTATAAGAACTGCTTCTCATTATATATTGGGGTGGACATTCAAGATGAATGGAACAGCTCCAGATATAGACACCACTCACCTTCCAGAGGTTCCTCGTTTTGATCAGCCAAGGGACCAGAGTGTAAAGGGGGTTATGGCTATTACTTTGAGCTTATCAGGCATCACTATGCTCATAGTCTTGGTTCTTGGCTTATGGCTTTTcttgaagaggaagaagctaTTAGAAGTTATTGAGGACTGGGAAGTACAGTTTGGTCCTCATAGGTTTGCTTATAAAGATCTACACACTGCCACAAAGGGTTTTAAGGACACTGAGCTTCTCGGTAAAGGCGGGTTTGGGAAAGTCTTCAAGGGCACATTACCAGTTTCCAACATAGAGATTGCAGTGAAGATGGTTTCTCATGATTCAAGACAGGGAATGAGAGAGTTCATTGCTGAGATTGCAACCATTGGCCGGCTAAGACACTCTAACTTAGTTAGGCTTCTTGGATACTGTAGACGCAAAGGTGAACTCTACTTGGTGTATGATTGTATGCCCAAAGGAAGCCTTGATAAGTTTTTATACCACCAGCAGAATGGGAATCTTGATTGGTCAGAGAGGTTCAAGATCATTAAAGATGTAGCTTCTGGACTATGCTATTTGCATCAACAATGGATGCAGGTGATTATCCACAGGGATATTAAACCAGCCAACATCCTTCTTGATGGGAATATGAATGCAAAACTTGGTGACTTTGGTCTAGCTAAGCTTTGTGATCATGGGATTGATCCGCAGACATCTTATGTGGCAG GTACGTTAGGGTATATCTCACCTGAGCTTTCAAGAACTGGAAAGGCAAGTACAAGCTCAGATGTATTCGCATTTGGAGTGGTGATGCTAGAGATTGCCTGCGGACGAAAACCGGTGTTGCCACGAGCATCGGAAAGCGAGATGGTGCTGACTGATTGGGTGCTAGAGTGTTGGGAGAATGGAGATATAATGCAGGTTGTTGATCAAAGGATTGGGCAGGAGTACATTGAGGAGCAAGTGGTACTTGTTCTCAAACTAGGCTTGCTATGTTCACATCCAGTAGCAGCCATCAGACCGAACATGTCCAGCGTCATTCAGTTCCTGGACAGTGTAGCTCAACTTCCTCATAACTTGCTTGAACTTATGTCAGCTCAAGAAATCAATAGAGGTGCTCAAGTCTCAGGTGAAGCAGCTGATTCTCCTGAGTCTAGTTCGGTCGCTTCCTTGACCTTCACTGAATCCTTTGTCTCCCATGGACGGTAA
- the LOC111199307 gene encoding uncharacterized protein LOC111199307 has translation MTSTQSSRRGGEDVCSCILIFLVFAFIAAMIAFVVKSAESHAPNIEVASMDFTVNWDLLIRRPDYLLGDSKCPQGDIQASLFYKDLTLATSSTQRYEYLNHKSPQLLRFSATVSEKDIRGLVGQNIIKDIKEKSEVRFGSRVFLARCIENSTRVFSYNCDETTLRFDPGSNMKAIIASRNNPTCRLG, from the exons ATGACAAGCACACAAAGTAGTCGAAGAGGAGGAGAGGACGTCTGCTCCTGcattcttatttttttggtttttgcttttATTGCTGCTATGATTGCTTTTGTAGTGAAATCAGCAGAATCTCACGCGCCGAATATAGAAGTAGCTTCTATGGATTTCACGGTAAATTGGGATTTATTGATAAGGCGTCCTGACTATCTTCTTGGTGATAGCAAATGTCCTCAAGGAGACATTCAAGCTTCCTTGTTTTACAAGGATCTTACCCTAGCTACCTCGTCCACGCAAAG GTACGAATATCTCAACCACAAGTCGCCTCAGCTACTTAGGTTTTCAGCTACCGTCTCTGAAAAAGATATCCGCGGTTTGGTTGGACAAAACATTATCAAAGATATCAAAGAAAAGAGTGAAGTGAGGTTCGGGTCTCGTGTTTTTCTTGCACGTTGTATAGAAAATTCGACAAGAGTTTTCAGCTACAATTGTGATGAAACGACGTTGAGGTTCGATCCAGGTTCTAACATGAAGGCCATTATTGCGTCTAGGAACAACCCTACATGCCGTTTGGGTTAG
- the LOC106429548 gene encoding putative L-type lectin-domain containing receptor kinase V.2: MSLPVEMFLMFLFFLFFFSMDTVSQGSDPTGGQFSFNGYLFTDGVADLNPDGLFKLITSKTQGGAGQVLYQFPQKFKNSQNHTVSSFSTTFVFAIMATRKTAAGCGLSFNISSTKGLNSSASNRSVSVGFHTAKTDGKDVNEVAINVSGLDTYRNNSAGYYKDDGSGFVDIEIASGALIQVWVEYNNSAKQLDVTMHSIYTCKPKTPLLSLRKDLYPYLLEYMYVGFTSVGSPTSSHYILGWNFNSTGPVLPIAHSRLPKLPDEKDRSLSRKILAISLSISGLTLIIVLVFGVVFYLKRKKFLEVIEDWEVQFGPHRFTYKDLFIATKGFKNSELLGRGGFGKVFKGILPLSSIPIAVKKISHDSKQGMREFLAEIATIGRLRHPDLVRLLGYCRRKGELYLVYDFMPKGSLDRFLYQQPDQVLDWSQRFKIIKDVASGLCYLHQQWVQVIIHRDIKPANILLDENMNAKLGDFGLAKLCDHGIDSQSSNVAGTFGYISPELSRTGKSSTSSDVFAFGVFMLEITCGRKPIEPRGSPSEIVLTDWVLDRWDSGDILQVVDEKLGHKYLEEQVTLVLKLGLLCSHPVAATRPSMSSVMQFLDGVATLPHNLLELVNARKIDGGFDALGEAKESPGASSNTFSSVMMESFVSGGR, from the exons ATGTCTCTGCCTGTAGAGATGTTCTTGATGTTCttgttcttcctcttcttcttctctatgGATACAGTTTCTCAAGGCTCAGACCCAACAGGTGGACAGTTTAGCTTCAACGGCTACTTATTCACCGACGGAGTTGCTGATCTAAACCCTGACGGATTATTCAAACTCATCACTTCAAAGACGCAAGGAGGAGCTGGTCAAGTTCTCTACCAGTTCCCACAAAAGTTCAAGAATTCACAAAACCACACCGTTTCATCTTTTTCCACCACTTTTGTCTTCGCCATCATGGCAACCCGCAAAACAGCCGCCGGTTGTGGACTCTCCTTCAACATCTCGTCAACAAAAGGCTTGAACTCTTCCGCAAGCAACCGCTCTGTTTCAGTTGGGTTCCATACCGCCAAAACCGACGGTAAAGATGTTAACGAGGTTGCTATCAATGTCAGCGGTTTAGATACATATAGAAACAACTCTGCTGGTTATTATAAAGATGATGGTAGTGGTTTTGTGGATATAGAGATTGCAAGTGGGGCGCTAATACAAGTATGGGTTGAGTATAACAACTCAGCTAAACAGCTTGATGTTACAATGCACTCTATCTATACATGTAAGCCCAAGACTCCTCTGCTTTCGTTGCGGAAAGATCTTTATCCTTATCTACTTGAGTACATGTATGTTGGCTTCACTTCAGTAGGCAGTCCAACTTCTTCTCACTACATTCTTGGATGGAACTTCAACAGCACAGGGCCAGTTTTACCTATAGCTCACTCTCGTCTCCCCAAACTTCCTGATGAAAAAGATCGGTCGTTGAGCCGCAAGATCTTGGCTATTAGTCTGAGTATTTCAGGGCTTACACTCATTATTGTATTGGTTTTTGGAGTTGTCTTCTACttgaagaggaagaagttcTTGGAAGTTATTGAAGACTGGGAAGTGCAGTTTGGTCCTCATAGATTCACTTATAAAGATCTCTTCATCGCCACCAAAGGTTTCAAGAACAGTGAGCTTCTTGGAAGAGGAGGTTTTGGAAAAGTCTTCAAAGGGATCTTACCATTGTCTAGCATACCGATCGCGGTGAAGAAGATTTCTCATGATTCAAAACAAGGAATGAGAGAGTTTTTGGCTGAGATTGCTACCATTGGAAGACTCAGACATCCAGATTTAGTTCGTCTTCTTGGCTACTGCAGACGCAAAGGAGAGCTTTACTTGGTCTATGACTTCATGCCTAAAGGGAGCCTTGATAGGTTTCTTTACCAACAACcagatcaagttcttgattgGTCACAGAGATTTAAGATCATCAAAGATGTTGCCTCGGGGCTTTGCTATTTGCATCAGCAGTGGGTGCAAGTGATTATCCACAGAGATATTAAGCCAgcaaacattcttcttgatgAAAATATGAACGCGAAGCTCGGTGATTTTGGACTTGCAAAGCTATGTGACCATGGGATTGATTCTCAATCCTCCAATGTCGCAG GTACATTTGGATATATATCACCAGAGCTTTCAAGAACAGGAAAATCAAGCACAAGCTCTGATGTTTTCGCATTCGGAGTGTTCATGCTGGAGATAACTTGCGGAAGAAAACCCATAGAGCCACGAGGATCACCGAGCGAGATTGTTTTGACTGATTGGGTACTAGACCGTTGGGATAGTGGAGATATACTGCAGGTGGTAGATGAAAAGCTAGGGCACAAGTATCTTGAGGAACAAGTAACTTTAGTTTTGAAACTAGGATTGCTTTGTTCGCATCCAGTGGCAGCAACTAGACCAAGCATGTCAAGCGTAATGCAATTCTTAGACGGTGTAGCCACACTTCCTCATAACTTGCTTGAACTTGTGAATGCTCGAAAAATAGATGGAGGATTTGATGCTTTGGGCGAAGCAAAAGAGTCTCCAGGGGCCAGTAGTAACACTTTTTCTTCGGTCATGATGGAATCGTTCGTCTCTGGTGGACGCTAA
- the LOC106429519 gene encoding formin-like protein 8: MAAMLHQPWPFPLQVTIRFLLCVVVLPYHSFSQSDSPQNIETFYPTTELSPVPPSINPSTPSSPPSNQSSSSDRGTITKAVLITAASTVVLAAVFFFFLHKCVIARRRRRRENRINVQNTLPPYPPATTTVAATETLAREGFTRFGGVKGLILDENGLDVLYWRNLQSQRQRRSGSFRKEIVAGGEEGGSEEKEVIYYKNKKKMEQVTEVPLLRGRSSTSHSIIHNDSYELESPPPPPPPPSIPAKKTVPAPSPPPKKGPSPPPPPIPVNKTAPPPPPPPSPPPTPMKKTAPAPPPPPPRPSPSPPPPPPVKKAAALSSSGSRPPPAPRGASGGESSRGGGSSQVKLKPLHWDKVNPDSDHSMVWDKIDRGSFSFDGDLMEALFGYVAVGKKSPEHDKQKSNSPTKIFILDPRKSQNSAIVLKSLGMTREELVEALIEGHDFAPETLERLARIAPTKEEQSAILEFDGGDAAKLADAEAFLFHLLKAVPTAFTRLNAFLFRANYYPEIAHHGRSLQTLDLACKELRSRGLFVKLLEAILKAGNRMNAGTARGNAQAFNLTALLKLSDVKSVDGKTTLLNFVVEEVVRSEGKRCVLNRRSNSLTRSNSNRSSSSSSSNNAPQAMSKEEQEKEFLKLGLPIVGGLSSEFSNVKKAASVDYETVVATCSALAVRAKDARKVIAQCEGGRFVEKMMTFLDSVEEEVKTAREEERKVMELVKRTTEYYQAGASVKGKNPLHLFVIVRDFLAMVDKVCLDIMRNVQRRKVTSSSESTSTQRNAVKFPVLPPNFMSDRSRSDSGESDSDM, encoded by the coding sequence ATGGCTGCCATGTTACACCAGCCATGGCCGTTTCCTCTACAAGTAACCATACGTTTCCTCCTATGCGTCGTCGTTTTACCGTATCATTCCTTTTCACAATCAGATTCGCCTCAAAACATCGAGACTTTCTACCCAACCACCGAACTCTCCCCGGTTCCTCCGTCGATAAACCCTTCTACCCCCTCATCACCGCCGTCTAATCAATCATCGTCGTCAGATAGAGGAACGATCACGAAGGCCGTCCTCATAACGGCAGCAAGCACCGTAGTTCTCGCTGcagtgttcttcttcttcctccataaATGCGTTATCGCGCGGCGAAGGCGACGGAGAGAGAACAGAATCAACGTCCAGAACACTTTACCTCCGTATCCTCCGGCAACAACGACTGTGGCGGCGACGGAGACTTTGGCTAGAGAAGGTTTCACGCGGTTTGGAGGTGTGAAAGGTCTGATCCTCGACGAGAACGGTCTCGATGTGTTGTATTGGAGGAATCTGCAGAGCCAGAGGCAGAGAAGAAGCGGAAGCTTCCGGAAGGAGATCGTCGCCGGAGGAGAAGAAGGTGGTAGTGAAGAGAAAGAAGTGATTTAttacaagaacaagaagaagatggagcAGGTCACGGAGGTTCCTCTCCTCAGAGGAAGATCATCCACTTCTCACAGTATAATCCATAACGATTCCTACGAGTTGGAATCgccgccgccaccaccaccaccgccgtCAATTCCGGCGAAGAAAACTGTCCCAGCACCGTCGCCTCCGCCTAAGAAGGGTCCTTCGCCACCGCCACCACCAATTCCGGTGAATAAAACTGCACCACCACCGCCGCCTCCGCCGTCGCCACCGCCAACTCCGATGAAGAAAACTGCACCAGCACCGCCACCTCCGCCTCCGCGTCCTTCACCTTCGCCGCCACCACCTCCGCCGGTGAAAAAGGCGGCGGCTTTGTCGTCATCGGGATCAAGACCACCGCCGGCGCCGAGAGGAGCAAGCGGAGGAGAGAGCTCAAGAGGTGGTGGAAGTAGTCAGGTGAAGCTAAAGCCTCTACATTGGGATAAAGTGAACCCTGACTCCGATCACTCCATGGTGTGGGACAAGATCGATCGCGGCTCGTTCAGTTTCGACGGAGATCTAATGGAAGCTCTGTTCGGTTACGTCGCTGTCGGAAAGAAATCGCCAGAACACGACAAACAAAAGTCAAACTCCCCGACCAAAATATTCATCCTCGATCCGAGAAAGTCTCAGAACTCAGCGATCGTGCTCAAGTCCCTAGGCATGACGCGCGAGGAGCTCGTGGAAGCGCTCATCGAAGGACACGACTTCGCACCGGAGACGCTCGAGAGGCTAGCGAGAATAGCTCCGACGAAAGAAGAGCAATCAGCGATCCTCGAGTTCGACGGCGGCGACGCGGCGAAACTCGCAGACGCGGAAGCGTTCCTGTTTCATCTCCTCAAAGCGGTCCCAACCGCGTTCACGCGGCTAAACGCGTTTCTCTTCAGGGCGAATTATTATCCAGAGATCGCTCACCACGGCAGATCGCTCCAAACGCTGGATTTAGCGTGTAAAGAGCTGAGGTCTCGCGGTTTGTTCGTGAAGCTTTTGGAGGCGATTCTAAAAGCTGGTAACAGGATGAACGCGGGAACAGCGAGAGGAAACGCTCAGGCGTTTAATCTAACCGCGCTTTTGAAACTCTCGGACGTTAAGAGCGTTGATGGGAAGACGACTCTGCTTAACTTCGTGGTGGAGGAAGTGGTAAGATCGGAAGGAAAACGCTGCGTTTTGAATAGAAGGAGCAATAGCTTAACACGAAGCAACAGTAACAGAAGTAGTAGTAGCAGTAGTAGTAACAACGCTCCTCAAGCCATGTCTAAAGAAGAGCAAGAGAAAGAGTTCTTGAAGCTTGGTCTACCTATTGTCGGAGGACTAAGCTCTGAGTTTTCAAACGTGAAGAAAGCAGCAAGTGTAGATTACGAGACAGTTGTTGCAACTTGCTCGGCTCTTGCGGTTAGAGCGAAAGACGCGAGGAAGGTGATTGCACAGTGTGAAGGAGGGAGGTTTGTAGAGAAGATGATGACGTTTCTTGATTCAGTAGAGGAAGAAGTGAAGACGgcgagagaagaagagaggaaaGTAATGGAGCTTGTGAAGCGTACAACTGAGTATTATCAAGCAGGAGCTAGTGTTAAAGGAAAGAACCCTCTTCATCTGTTTGTTATTGTGAGAGATTTTCTAGCCATGGTTGATAAAGTATGCTTAGATATTATGAGGAATGTGCAGAGGAGGAAGGTAACTAGTTCTTCCGAGTCCACTTCCACGCAGAGGAATGCTGTGAAGTTTCCGGTTTTGCCTCCAAATTTCATGTCGGACAGGTCTAGGAGTGACTCCGGTGAATCGGATTCTGATATGTGA
- the LOC106429558 gene encoding zinc finger MYND domain-containing protein 15 isoform X2, with amino-acid sequence MECAARGFATRCVGRPTRRCGNCGAVAYCSVSHQSSHWRYHKEECERLEEQMRRVDLLNEFPFTFTEEATVQISQKEESRCSFLTKRGLHHAGMWMFECKCGSSSVTFSAYDRFRNEGWHLPSSSCPCRGPLSPVTSQLCSWKDYYEWRQIPLDSPVALLLHWPLTIYHAVQAIGIENLTPRISDELRIHYLGPQKELGQLGVFAELRALFPGLRIRLQLVGPDVPQHMDGEIISLCGYAPCMEEEECGCQCSSQILKHNNKSSESSAVSLQLYRGFYHDRYSDIAKDSPPPHIVIAPNAGIAAYPSWLPTIELIKEMKVPAVFSDYCEEACHLAACCIRTITGQPLSLPAYVSSKYCIKRIEGRHI; translated from the exons ATGGAGTGTGCTGCGCGTGGCTTCGCGACGCGGTGCGTTGGCCGACCGACGAGGAGGTGTGGCAATTGTGGCGCCGTGGCGTATTGCTCCGTCTCTCACCAG AGTTCGCATTGGAGGTATCACAAGGAAGAGTGCGAGAGACTAGAAGAGCAAATGCGTCGTGTTGATCTTTTAAACGAGTTTCCATTTACATTCACAGAAGAAGCTACAGTCCAG ATTAGTCAGAAGGAAGAGAGCAGGTGCTCCTTCCTCACCAAAAGGGGATTACATCATGCTGGAATGTGGATGTTTGAGTGCAAATGTGGCTCCTCCTCTGTTACTTTCTCGGCTTATGATAGGTTTAGAAATGAAGGTTGGCATCTGCCAAGCTCTTCTTGTCCATGCCGTG GCCCTTTGTCTCCAGTAACAAGCCAGCTATGTAGTTGGAAGGATTATTACGAGTGGAGACAGATACCTCTTGATTctcctgttgctcttcttctccacTGG CCACTTACAATATATCATGCAGTCCAAGCCATTGGGATTGAAAACTTGACTCCCCGGATAAGTGATGAACTTCGTATACATTATCTTG GCCCTCAGAAAGAGCTTGGCCAACTTGGAGTCTTTGCTGAGCTGCGAGCGCTCTTCCCTGGTCTGCGCATTCGTTTACAACTGGTTGGACCTGATGTTCCACAACATAT GGATGGAGAGATAATCTCCCTCTGCGGCTATGCCCCTtgcatggaagaagaagaatgtggtTGTCAATGTTCAAGTCAAATTCTCAAACACAATAACAAATCGTCTGAGTCTTCAGCTGTGTCGTTACAGCTTTATCGAGGGTTTTATCATGATCGTTACAGTGACATAGCAAAG GATTCACCTCCTCCTCACATAGTGATTGCTCCAAACGCAGGCATCGCAGCATATCCGAGCTGGTTGCCAACTATT GAACTAATAAAAGAGATGAAAGTCCCAGCTGTGTTTTCTGATTACTGTGAAGAAGCTTGTCATCTTGCGGCTTGTTGCATTAGAACCATCACAGGGCAACCTCTCTCGTTACCT GCATATGTCTCATCAAAATACTGTATAAAAAGAATAGAGGGTCGACACATATAA
- the LOC106429558 gene encoding zinc finger MYND domain-containing protein 15 isoform X1: MECAARGFATRCVGRPTRRCGNCGAVAYCSVSHQSSHWRYHKEECERLEEQMRRVDLLNEFPFTFTEEATVQISQKEESRCSFLTKRGLHHAGMWMFECKCGSSSVTFSAYDRFRNEGWHLPSSSCPCRGPLSPVTSQLCSWKDYYEWRQIPLDSPVALLLHWPLTIYHAVQAIGIENLTPRISDELRIHYLGPQKELGQLGVFAELRALFPGLRIRLQLVGPDVPQHMDGEIISLCGYAPCMEEEECGCQCSSQILKHNNKSSESSAVSLQLYRGFYHDRYSDIAKDSPPPHIVIAPNAGIAAYPSWLPTIELIKEMKVPAVFSDYCEEACHLAACCIRTITGQPLSLPIGLNPFRQPMMVEESSLFIPCYSNCFIFAI, translated from the exons ATGGAGTGTGCTGCGCGTGGCTTCGCGACGCGGTGCGTTGGCCGACCGACGAGGAGGTGTGGCAATTGTGGCGCCGTGGCGTATTGCTCCGTCTCTCACCAG AGTTCGCATTGGAGGTATCACAAGGAAGAGTGCGAGAGACTAGAAGAGCAAATGCGTCGTGTTGATCTTTTAAACGAGTTTCCATTTACATTCACAGAAGAAGCTACAGTCCAG ATTAGTCAGAAGGAAGAGAGCAGGTGCTCCTTCCTCACCAAAAGGGGATTACATCATGCTGGAATGTGGATGTTTGAGTGCAAATGTGGCTCCTCCTCTGTTACTTTCTCGGCTTATGATAGGTTTAGAAATGAAGGTTGGCATCTGCCAAGCTCTTCTTGTCCATGCCGTG GCCCTTTGTCTCCAGTAACAAGCCAGCTATGTAGTTGGAAGGATTATTACGAGTGGAGACAGATACCTCTTGATTctcctgttgctcttcttctccacTGG CCACTTACAATATATCATGCAGTCCAAGCCATTGGGATTGAAAACTTGACTCCCCGGATAAGTGATGAACTTCGTATACATTATCTTG GCCCTCAGAAAGAGCTTGGCCAACTTGGAGTCTTTGCTGAGCTGCGAGCGCTCTTCCCTGGTCTGCGCATTCGTTTACAACTGGTTGGACCTGATGTTCCACAACATAT GGATGGAGAGATAATCTCCCTCTGCGGCTATGCCCCTtgcatggaagaagaagaatgtggtTGTCAATGTTCAAGTCAAATTCTCAAACACAATAACAAATCGTCTGAGTCTTCAGCTGTGTCGTTACAGCTTTATCGAGGGTTTTATCATGATCGTTACAGTGACATAGCAAAG GATTCACCTCCTCCTCACATAGTGATTGCTCCAAACGCAGGCATCGCAGCATATCCGAGCTGGTTGCCAACTATT GAACTAATAAAAGAGATGAAAGTCCCAGCTGTGTTTTCTGATTACTGTGAAGAAGCTTGTCATCTTGCGGCTTGTTGCATTAGAACCATCACAGGGCAACCTCTCTCGTTACCT ATTGGGTTAAACCCATTCAGACAGCCAATGATGGTAGAAGAGAGTTCTCTGTTTATCCCTTGCTACTCAAACTGCTTCATCTTCGCAATCTAA
- the BNAA07G28690D gene encoding uncharacterized protein BNAA07G28690D: MSLTRNLIYLLLGLAFSVDLGQSLKVPFSVNDVLPMLPRQVSWPVLNSFHSAVDLLPVFVGSVTPNNNASLEWKGACFKGNEARLDITVSDRDEPGLGGGLLHLKTSEAHSLTCMDLYVFATPYRITWDYYFSAREHTLSFGSWEETAELDYVKEHGVSVFLMPSGMLGTLLSLIDVLPLFSNTGWGQNANLAFLTKHMGATFEKRPQPWRSVINPEDVHSGDFLAVSKIRGRWGGFETLEKWVTGAFAGHTAVCLKDDVGRLWVGESGHENEKGEEIIVVIPWDEWWELTLKDSSNPQVALLPLHPDVRAKFNNTAAWEYARSMLGKPYGYHNMIFSWIDTLADNYPPPLDAHLVISVMSMWTRVQPAYAANMWNEALNKRLGTEELDLYGILEETARRGMSFDELLTIPEQDEWVYSDGKSTTCVAFILAMYKAAGVFGPLADHIQVTEFTIRDAYTLRLFEDNQTRLPSWCNTEKGKLEFCQILGEFRMELPGYNTIDPYPNMNENCPSLPPDYERPSKC; encoded by the exons ATGTCTCTAACTCGAAACCTCATATACCTTCTTCTAGGGTTAGCTTTCTCCGTTGACCTGGGTCAATCCCTAAAAGTCCCCTTCAGCGTCAACGATGTCCTCCCGATGCTGCCACGTCAAGTCTCGTGGCCCGTCCTGAACAGCTTCCACAGCGCCGTGGATTTGCTGCCGGTCTTCGTCGGGTCCGTTACTCCGAACAACAACGCCTCTCTTGAGTGGAAAGGCGCGTGCTTTAAAGGCAACGAGGCTCGTCTCGACATCACCGTTAGCGATCGCGATGAGCCTGGTCTTGGAGGTGGCCTTCTCCATCTCAAG ACATCTGAGGCGCATAGCTTGACGTGTATGGACCTTTATGTCTTTGCAACGCCTTATAGGATCACATGGGATTACTATTTCTCTGCTAGAGAACATACTTTGAGCTTTGGCTCTTGGGAAGAGACGGCTGAGTTGGATTAT GTGAAGGAGCATGGAGTTTCAGTGTTTCTGATGCCGTCAGGGATGCTAGGGACGTTGCTTTCTTTGATCGATGTGTTGCCTCTCTTCTCCAACACGGGTTGGGGGCAGAACGCGAACTTGGCTTTCTTGACGAAGCATATGGGCGCCACGTTCGAGAAGCGGCCTCAGCCTTGGCGGTCTGTGATCAATCCGGAAGATGTGCATTCCGGAGATTTCTTGGCGGTGTCGAAGATTAGAGGAAGGTGGGGTGGGTTTGAGACTTTGGAGAAATGGGTGACCGGTGCTTTTGCTGGTCATACTGCTGTTTGTTTGAAGGATGATGTGGGGAGGCTTTGGGTTGGTGAATCTGGTCATGAGAACGAGAAGGGTGAAGAGATCATTGTTGTGATTCCTTGGGATGAATGGTGGGAACTAACGTTGAAGGATAGTTCAAATCCGCAAGTGGCTTTGCTTCCTTTGCATCCTGATGTACGAGCAAAGTTTAATAATACTGCTGCGTGGGAGTATGCACGGAGCATGTTGGGCAAACCTTATGGATATCACAACATGATATTCAGCTGGATCGATACTCTTGCCGATAACTACCCTCCTCCCCTTGATGCTCACTTGGTTATTTCTGTCATGTCTATGTGGACTCGTGTACAACCTGCATATGCTGCTAATATGTGGAACGAGGCACTCAATAAACGGCTCGGTACTGAG GAGCTGGATTTGTATGGGATTCTTGAAGAAACAGCGAGGCGTGGAATGTCATTTGATGAGCTACTCACCATCCCTGAACAGGATGAGTGGGTATACAGCGACGGGAAGTCAACAACATGCGTTGCTTTCATCCTTGCTATGTACAAAGCTGCTGGTGTGTTTGGTCCTCTCGCTGATCATATTCAAGTCACTGAATTCACT atTCGAGATGCGTATACTCTGAGGTTGTTTGAGGATAATCAGACGAGGCTACCGAGTTGGTGTAACACGGAGAAAGGGAAGCTTGAGTTCTGTCAGATTCTGGGTGAATTCAGAATGGAGTTACCTGGTTATAATACCATTGATCCTTATCCAAACATGAACGAGAATTGCCCTTCTTTGCCTCCTGATTATGAGAGGCCTTCTAAGTGTTAG